The Astyanax mexicanus isolate ESR-SI-001 chromosome 4, AstMex3_surface, whole genome shotgun sequence genome segment taatgtctcccattctcctttattatatctattatctgtacttgctgtaaaattgggaaggagagtaacgtaatttcaattctctgtatgtcctgtacatatgcagtattgacaataaatcgacttgacttgacttgatattaTTCAAACAGATATCTATAAAttagcaataaaataataaaaaaatatgttggaTGTTGTCCTTTAGTAATGGTTATCCACAGAAGGAGCTTACCTGAGTTCAGGAAATCTGTTTTACTGACCTTTCGATTTCTTATTTTAATGATATGGAAAGTTCCTTCCACTATAGCTGATTACTTAGCATTACCCTCAATTATGCTTATTTATCACCTTTGTTTATCCTTTACGTCATTCACTGACGGTCAAGGCCATGCATGGAACAAATGCATGCGTTCAAGGCTGAGAGTCAGTCATATCTGTTATTATATGACACACCCTAACCTtgaaaaacagtcataaaaattTGCTTTATTGTAAAATTACCTGAACGGAATCATGTACACCTACTTTTATGTACAATACTATTACTAAGTTTTAATAAAAATCACCCTTACTTTGCACTACAGTATCGCACTACATATTATTGCTAACATTTGACAAAAGAAACAGTGAGAGGACACAATTTAACAATTAGCCAAGACATAAGAAAACGAGATTCCAATACATAAgtatcataaaacataaaataaacaaacataatacaaaatgaatgttacAATAAATAGTTTATTCCATAACTGTGAAAAAAATGTGGATTGTACATCTAATACTGACATCCCATACTGATTTTTCTCTCTTAAGTTATTAATATTACGTTTGCCTACTTAAGCCTTTATAGAACTGTCAGGAATGTAACCAATTAAATCAGTACAATTTTTTTGCACAAAGTCATGTctgaatgaaatgtaaaaaaaagtaggtCTGtcattataattatgttatttatttatggcaCAATATATTTACATGACCTCATGTTCATTTTATCTTAACCTGAACAAGTTAATAtgtaaatttagctttttttataaatttagattattttaaattgtttatattcTAATTCCAGTATCAGAGTTCTTCCAATAGTTAACAAATGTTGCTTACTAAAAGGATTCATCTGAATTATTATGCcattatacagtaaatatatcagAGGgataaaaaatgactaaaattaattttatgcaatcatttctgggagcAACAAACAACAGGCCTAGTTAAGAATAAtgtagttataataataataataataataattataataataataataataataataataataataataataataataatcatatacaATAGTTTTTCAATTggtctacactgaaaaaagttctgcactgaatttatttaattcaaatgtGTACAAAATCTGTCTTTTTTGCCACTGTGTTGGAGTAAAAAAATGCTATAAATAAACATTATCCTAAACCTTAGGCTAACAGCATAAATTTTACCAGCACTAAGAAATtactgtgataaacaatattattgttattttaagaaaaTGCTAtgcccctaatatatatatatatatatatatatatatatatatatatatatatatatatatatatatatatatatatatatatatatataagtaagtaTAAATAAGTACACCCCTCTAGGAAGAATTAACCTTTAAAATTCTTAATTTATTAATCAGATACTGAAATAGAAtacaaaaatacttaaataaagataaaaaaacaattctatttaaacacatttaccgGTACATGATCGTTACTGGGCTCCTCTTGCTaacaaaaaaaatggttaaaatttaGGACATCAACAGTTATTCAACATTAAgcaataatgtaattatagtgACAGGCCTACAGCATATATGAGTGTGTCTTAAAGTCTTGAACTAGTTCCCCAGGTGGACTATAAAATCAGGATGATCTTTTCATCCACCATCACCATCAAAGGCCAGGTTAAACCATCCAAACCAACCACTAGCCACTAGCAAAAGCTGTTAAAAAGTCTTTAGGAGGTTTTTTCTGCTGAGATAAATAAGTAAAGTATTTTTCAGTGCTGGTTTTTGGTGTAAATAGTTAAGCACAGTTGCATTTGCTAACTATCAGATCATCGAAGGCCGTAAGCTTCAGCTTTCCTCGACTATCGTAGTGCATGAGAATCATGGGCTCGTAGGCAGCTGGAACACAGCAGGGCCGGGGGATTTTTCCCTTGGTCAGGCGATGCAGGCGAGACTTCACCTGGGCGTGCATGCTGGCCGGCTTGTAATTATGTGGGCAAGAGCCATCACAGAAAAACATAGTGTATCCAACAGGAGCTACAATCCAGTCCGACCAGCCGATCTCCTCGAACGACACACTGAGAGATTTACGACCGCAGTGATTCTCATCCTCCAGGCTTTTCTCACTCGTCGACCGAGATTTTCTCGCTTTCCCTGCCAACGTCTTCATCTTCAGCTCCAGATAGAGTTGAGGGTCAGGTGCAGGTTCAGGTCTCCCTGGATTTGTGGTAAAAATGCCTATATCAGCAGTCAATAAAGTATCATTGATCTGCAGAAGCATTTTCTTCACAGCAGCTGTAACATCGAGTGTCACTGTGTGGCTTTCTGCATGTAAAACTTGTGTTTCAATGTCTTTCTCCCTGGAAGAACTTGAGGTTGGAACTTTTTGGACTATTTTAATCAAGATTTTTTGAGTAAAGAGGTTGTGTTGAGGCCATATCTGAAGTTGCAGTCGTGCTTGTTCCAGGATGAACTTCTTTGTGATGCGAGCGTCCCTTTGGAATACAGCTCTGAACCAGTGAACCAGCTCATTCTGGCTATGCTGAGAATTCAATGGCTGAACTGCAAGGAAAGAaaagtatataataaataaataataataaataaatcactgtactggaTTATTTGTATTTAGTCAATTTTCAGACATCAATCCACATCAGTCAATCTGCATCTGCTGAGCAGCCAAATATAAGAAAGATGTGTCACTTATACTGTGTGTGGCACCTTTCTGAATATTTATAATTAGTCTAAAATCACTTATATTAATATATCACCATCTCCAAGACTAAGGATTTTAGGTGACACCTATAAATGTAAACTCAgcacattataattattattattattattaacccaaAATGTAAATTCTACTATGAAATGTGGAACAAGGTTCTAGAATATTCCGCTTAAAATTAATTTTGGCTCTGTTAAGTTTCCAATACTTCTAAATTGATTGTTTACTCCAACTTTTTAATGAGGCTTAATTATTGATGATTATTCCCAATATGTGTTATTgcctaatgtttttttctgtttgttagggtggatacatttttatattaacagTTTATTGGGTTTTTAAGTTTTTGCACAATTGAACTGTTCTCAActtgaaaaatgttttaatatatcaTAAATATCTGTCATAAGCAgctttatttctatttaattaaACACATAGAAATGTACAGCCTAATGTTCACTAATGAAGAGTGAATACAAATATGTGACAAATGTTTGACATTTCCATTTTAATGAATAAATGGATTATGGATTTAAGCTTAAGCATGTAAGGTTGTGtagtttttttggtttaaaaaatcCCACCCCTTAATTTTTGCCCTTATTTCAAAAATACTTTCCCAAAAGACTTGATATGTCATGATAGATTGCGCTTAAGAAAGAGGACTCTGCAGTCTACAGTCTATTAAACTCCACAGataatattttgttgtttattttacaaATTGTCAGAGCATTAAATTTATTGATTGCAATTCTTGgaccaacaaacaaaaaatattattgtgacaggcctagtgaaGAATGCTATTTCTGCATGATATAAAGTGCATCCctataatgttttttgtttaatttacagtgaaaaagtagattttatgaaTTAGTCATTTTAAGAAATGTAACAAATTAAGAAATTGTATTATAAATACTCCTGCTTTAatacaggccaggatttttgtcaattgtctgcctgacgtcacaccactaaatcttgaggatttatattttagcattacataaaaaaactttcatgtttgataaggaacattactgaaaagcataattgcaatcagaatagaaaataaaaaaatatatacataagtaaatctgctaatggtaaaatataatgaataaaatcataaaattggctcttttctgagctttataaaataaataaagtattttatgaTAAAACAAATAAGCGGAGCATTTACCTGTAGCAGGAAGGAATAGACTCAAGTCCTTTTGAAAAGGTTGTGTCTTCATCTGCAGGTCAGAATACTGATGGAATATTCTCAGCATGTTCTGGTAGGAAATCTTCTCTCTGGACTCTGGTGGTCTGTCCATCCCTAGATACTGTAGAATAGATGTTTTAACAGTCTGAATCTGTAGAGTGTGATCTGTTCCTCTGTATCCCAGATGAGCTGTTGACTCTGCCACCCTGGAGTTACAGAAGAAGATTAGCCACATGAAGAAGGCACAGCCCTGAGCTGCTGAGTTCTGCATGACTAGCTTTATGTTCTTTTACTAACAGTTGCTGAATCACCGAACATTCTGTCATATATACCGTAACTAACCACTGACCACGCCTCACTGCTGAGGGGCTGTTCACCTACACCAGAGGCAGTGCTGGAGCTTTTTAGACTGGTCAACAATtgttgtggtgcagtggataacacctccgcctgccagtgagctaccatgtgggagattgggattcaattccaggtctgggtacctatgctgtgctacatcagcaagagtccttgggctagactcctaacactacattggcccacctctgtaataaaaataagattGTAAGGTGTATCTGAATAAGAGCACCTGTATCACCAAATACAGTTTATCTTATTGTGAGGGCATCTAAAGGCCACCACTTCAC includes the following:
- the LOC103043540 gene encoding protein dbl-1, which gives rise to MQNSAAQGCAFFMWLIFFCNSRVAESTAHLGYRGTDHTLQIQTVKTSILQYLGMDRPPESREKISYQNMLRIFHQYSDLQMKTQPFQKDLSLFLPATVQPLNSQHSQNELVHWFRAVFQRDARITKKFILEQARLQLQIWPQHNLFTQKILIKIVQKVPTSSSSREKDIETQVLHAESHTVTLDVTAAVKKMLLQINDTLLTADIGIFTTNPGRPEPAPDPQLYLELKMKTLAGKARKSRSTSEKSLEDENHCGRKSLSVSFEEIGWSDWIVAPVGYTMFFCDGSCPHNYKPASMHAQVKSRLHRLTKGKIPRPCCVPAAYEPMILMHYDSRGKLKLTAFDDLIVSKCNCA